One segment of Mycobacterium spongiae DNA contains the following:
- a CDS encoding acyl-CoA dehydrogenase family protein, with amino-acid sequence MDFALDEQQRDFAASIDAALSTADLPGTVRAWSTHDVEPGCKVWEQLAALGITALAVPEQFDGIEAHPVDLVVALERLGRWCVPGPVAESIAVAPVLLAHDERCGELASGELIVTVAMPPEMPRAVDADTAGLVLLAGDFGVAEGTAGEPYESVDPSRRLYDVTATDGTWQADVMRAYEFGALATAAQLIGAAEALLNTTVDYAKQRTQFGRVIGSYQAIKHKLADAHIAIELARPLVYGAALAIAENSGACGRDVSAAKIAASEAGLLAARSALQIHGAIGFTEEHDLSLWLLRVQALRAAWGDPMLHRRRVLEAL; translated from the coding sequence GTGGATTTCGCACTAGACGAACAGCAACGGGATTTCGCGGCCAGCATCGATGCGGCGCTGAGCACCGCGGACCTTCCTGGCACGGTCCGCGCGTGGTCGACGCACGATGTCGAGCCGGGCTGCAAGGTGTGGGAACAGCTGGCCGCCCTTGGCATCACTGCACTGGCCGTGCCCGAGCAATTCGACGGCATAGAAGCGCATCCCGTAGATCTGGTAGTAGCGCTCGAGCGTCTAGGGCGATGGTGCGTGCCGGGCCCGGTTGCCGAATCCATCGCTGTTGCCCCGGTGTTGTTGGCGCACGACGAGCGGTGTGGCGAGCTGGCTTCGGGCGAATTGATAGTCACTGTCGCGATGCCGCCGGAGATGCCCCGCGCGGTCGACGCCGACACCGCGGGACTGGTCTTGTTGGCCGGCGACTTCGGGGTCGCGGAGGGAACTGCCGGCGAGCCCTACGAGTCTGTCGATCCCAGCCGCCGCCTGTACGACGTGACCGCAACCGACGGTACCTGGCAGGCAGACGTTATGCGCGCCTACGAGTTCGGGGCACTCGCCACGGCCGCACAACTGATCGGTGCCGCCGAGGCGCTGCTGAACACGACCGTCGACTACGCCAAGCAACGCACCCAGTTCGGTCGGGTGATCGGTTCCTACCAAGCGATCAAGCACAAACTCGCCGACGCCCATATCGCGATCGAGCTGGCTCGGCCCCTGGTGTACGGTGCCGCATTGGCGATAGCCGAGAACTCGGGCGCGTGCGGCCGAGACGTCAGCGCCGCCAAAATAGCGGCGTCCGAGGCGGGCCTGCTGGCGGCGCGGTCCGCGTTGCAGATACACGGTGCCATCGGTTTCACCGAAGAGCATGACCTGTCACTCTGGCTGCTGCGAGTGCAGGCCTTGCGCGCGGCCTGGGGTGATCCAATGTTGCACCGGCGGCGCGTGCTCGAGGCGCTGTGA